A genomic stretch from Camarhynchus parvulus chromosome 11, STF_HiC, whole genome shotgun sequence includes:
- the ADGRG3 gene encoding adhesion G protein-coupled receptor G3 → MRNSSCLRSGHKPWGSLGRSRAAGTRGAECGGMAGGSQETPQSGVNVFLGTVLLLLLLPDVAEGQDSCSELQRGDEHRECCSVVLEQQSPGSSTRGLPLPQHCPELWRSQSRACACLREHWLRLLQSGRHSWLAGLKALLLNVSRAVTRDVLITFSPTEGPSRLNTTEKGKAGKIRLPREIFRSLSSQTVRVVVTVLNIQQLGMFKEVNQTGQVLDNTVVGITVGESSMSGLQEPVQLAFPHGELPQGVTPRCVFWDASKGRAGGWRSSGCVTQPGDKGTVCSCDHLTFFTLLLSPALDASTARALMAVATAGCGVAMAFSIFTVAFCIFVRCRFRLEETVRTNLGLHLNLVGSLLLLNLAFLLNSGLAGRVPPSTCGLLGGLTHYCLLCCFTWTALEGCQLYLLFVKVLGTYIHHYLAKLCLLGWGFPALVVGVAGALGSYGEYSIQTMDHQAIAHLCWITSKHLLVHYITNCGYFGLIFLFNMAVFGVVTHKSCSLQGTGAVQGHSKPWKVALVAAGLFCLLGATWALAFLTYGISSAAVLYLFTVLNSLQGIFIFIWLVVLYYPKTKESTGSLSYIIRHDKTTTASQD, encoded by the exons ATGAGGAACAGCTCTTGCCTCAGAAGCGGCCACAAGCCCTGGGGGAGCttggggaggagcagagctgctgggacaagGGGAGCAGAGTGTGGTGGGATGGCCGGGGGCAGCCAGGAGACCCCACAAAGTGGCGTGAACGTGTTCCTGGgcactgtcctgctgctcctgctgctgcctg ATGTTGCCGAAGGACAGGACAGCTGTTCGG agctgcagcgGGGTGATGAGCACCGGGAGTGCTGCAGtgtggtgctggagcagcagagcccaggcagcagcacccgagggctgcccctgccccagcactgcccggAGCTGTGGCGCTCCCAGAGCCGCGCCTGCGCCTGCCTGAGGGAGCACTGGCTCAG gctgctgcagtcaGGGCGGCACAGCTGGCTGGCTGGGCTCAAGGCTCTGCTCCTCAATGTCAGCAGGGCTGTCACCCGCGATGTCCTCATCACCTTCTCCCCCACTGAG ggccccagcaggCTGAACAccacagagaaagggaaggcAGGTAAAATCCGTCTCCCCAGGGAGATATTCCGGTCCCTGAGCAGCCAAACAGTGCGTGTGGTGGTGACAGTCCTCAATATCCAGCAGCTTGGCATGTTCAAG GAGGTCAACCAGACGGGGCAGGTCCTGGACAACACCGTGGTGGGCATCACGGTGGGGGAGAGCAGCATGtcggggctgcaggagcccgtGCAGCTCGCCTTCCCCCACGGGGAGCTGCCCCAg GGCGTCACCCCCCGATGCGTGTTCTGGGATGCCAGCAAAG GGCGGGCAGGAGGCTGGCGCAGCAGTGGATGTGTCACACAGCccggggacaaggggacagtcTGCTCCTGTGACCATCTCACCTTCTTCACCCTCCTCCTG agcccagctctggatGCCTCCACAGCAAGAGCTCTGATGGCTGTTGccactgctggctgtggggtAGCCATGGCTTTCTCCATCTTCACCGTGGCCTTCTGCATCTTCGTCAG gtgcAGGTTCAGGCTGGAGGAGACCGTCCGCACCAACCTGGGGCTGCACCTCAACCTCGtgggcagcctgctcctcctcaaCCTGGCCTTCCTGCTCAACAGTGGGCTTGCTGGCAGGGTCCCCCCAAGCACCTGCGGGCTCCTGGGGGGGCTCACCCACtactgcctgctctgctgcttcacCTGGACGGCGCTGGAGGGCTGCCAGCTCTACCTCCTCTTTGTCAAGGTGCTCGGCACCTACATCCACCACTACCTGGCAAAGCTGTGCCTGCTTGGCTGGG GCTTCCCTGCTCTCGTGGTGGGAGTGGCAGGAGCTCTTGGCAGCTATGGAGAATACAGCATCCAGACCATGGACCACCAGGCCATAGCCCACCT GTGCTGGATCACTTCCAAACATCTTCTGGTGCACTACATCACCAACTGTGGCTACTTTGGCCTCATCTTCCTCTTCAACATGGCTGTGTTCGGGGTGGTGACCCACAAGAGCTGCAGCTtgcagggcactggggcagtgcagggacacagtAAGCCCTGGAAGGTggctctggtggcagcagggctcttCTGCCTGCTGGGAGCCACTTGGGCCCTGGCATTCCTCACCTATGGcatctcctctgcagctgtgctctaCCTCTTCACCGTCCTCAACTCTCTCCAAG gaatctTCATATTCATCTGGTTGGTTGTCCTCTACTACCCAAAGACAAAGGAGAGCACTGGTTCCCTCTCCTACATCATCAGACATgacaaaaccaccacagcctcCCAGGACtag